From a single Mycolicibacterium moriokaense genomic region:
- a CDS encoding amidohydrolase family protein — MLPVIDPLDLVLISVDDHTVEPPDMFKGRVPSRFADDAPKIVQDNDGVCFWEYAGLQMPNIGLNAVAGRPNDEWGFEPSRFEDMRTGCYDVDARVDDMNAAGVLASLCFPSFPTISGALFTYRGDRDVSEVMVRAYNDWHVEDWCGRHPDRFIPMGILPLWDPVLAAGEVARLAANGCHAVTVPQHIGSYGQPPWQDPQWDPLWNAVCENETVVNIHIGTGGGVPVPSDQTTYLAYNSMLAIDTMRFTADLIFSPVVVKFPTIKFALSEGGIGWIPFLLERFEDIYSRQRAWTGDDLGDGLTPTDVFRRNFMSCFIRDRVGIEMRDRIGVETICWEMDYPHSDSSWPDAPEQLAAQLEGCSADEVEAITWRNAARVYGYDAVERLGRQNCTVAALREKIAGLDLSAPKVDAGRAPKAGTTAITYGEMKERMASIIRGGT; from the coding sequence ATGTTGCCGGTGATCGACCCCCTTGACCTTGTGCTGATCAGCGTCGACGACCACACCGTCGAACCTCCCGACATGTTCAAAGGCAGGGTGCCGTCGCGCTTCGCCGACGATGCGCCAAAGATCGTGCAGGACAACGACGGCGTGTGTTTCTGGGAGTACGCCGGACTGCAGATGCCCAATATCGGGCTCAACGCCGTCGCGGGCCGGCCCAATGACGAGTGGGGATTCGAACCGTCACGCTTCGAGGACATGCGGACCGGTTGCTACGACGTCGACGCCCGCGTCGACGACATGAACGCAGCAGGAGTCCTGGCGTCGCTGTGCTTTCCCTCGTTCCCGACGATCTCGGGCGCGCTGTTCACCTACCGCGGTGACCGCGATGTCTCCGAGGTGATGGTCCGCGCGTACAACGACTGGCACGTCGAGGACTGGTGCGGACGCCATCCCGACCGGTTCATCCCGATGGGCATTCTGCCGCTGTGGGATCCGGTCCTGGCCGCCGGAGAGGTGGCGCGCCTCGCCGCGAACGGATGCCATGCGGTGACGGTGCCGCAGCACATCGGCAGCTACGGACAGCCGCCATGGCAGGATCCGCAGTGGGATCCGCTCTGGAACGCGGTGTGCGAAAACGAAACCGTCGTCAACATCCACATCGGTACCGGCGGCGGTGTACCCGTTCCGTCGGATCAGACCACCTATCTCGCGTACAACTCGATGCTGGCGATCGACACCATGCGGTTCACCGCGGACCTGATCTTCTCTCCCGTCGTCGTCAAATTCCCCACCATCAAGTTCGCTCTCTCCGAAGGCGGCATCGGATGGATACCGTTCCTGCTCGAGCGGTTCGAGGACATCTACTCCAGGCAGCGCGCGTGGACCGGTGACGACCTCGGCGACGGTCTGACCCCGACGGACGTCTTCCGCCGCAACTTCATGTCGTGCTTCATCCGCGACCGGGTCGGCATCGAGATGCGCGACCGCATCGGAGTCGAAACCATCTGCTGGGAGATGGATTACCCGCATTCCGACAGCAGTTGGCCGGACGCACCCGAACAACTCGCCGCACAGTTGGAGGGATGTTCAGCCGATGAGGTCGAGGCCATCACGTGGCGAAATGCCGCGCGCGTCTACGGCTATGACGCCGTCGAGCGCCTCGGGCGGCAGAACTGCACTGTGGCCGCGCTGCGCGAGAAGATCGCCGGCCTCGACCTGTCGGCACCGAAGGTCGATGCGGGCCGTGCGCCCAAGGCCGGCACAACCGCGATCACCTACGGCGAGATGAAAGAGCGGATGGCGTCGATCATCCGCGGCGGAACGTGA
- a CDS encoding SRPBCC family protein — protein MPTMTVCKDVAAPADAVWALLADFGDVRWIPMDVKVEVEGTGPGMRRKILGSGDEPAVETLLWIRPDERRLSYEITNIPLPVDRFTAVVFVTESDGGCRVGWEVDYEPSGDDAEARGSIELVYGMMADWLRDAATQAAG, from the coding sequence ATGCCGACCATGACTGTCTGCAAGGACGTCGCCGCACCCGCCGATGCGGTGTGGGCGCTGTTGGCCGATTTCGGTGACGTGCGCTGGATCCCGATGGACGTCAAGGTCGAGGTCGAGGGCACTGGACCGGGCATGCGCAGGAAGATTCTCGGTTCCGGCGACGAACCCGCGGTCGAGACGCTCCTGTGGATCAGACCTGACGAGCGTCGGTTGTCCTACGAGATCACAAACATCCCCCTGCCGGTGGACCGGTTCACCGCCGTCGTCTTCGTCACCGAGTCCGACGGCGGTTGTCGGGTCGGGTGGGAGGTGGACTACGAGCCGTCCGGCGACGACGCCGAAGCACGCGGCAGCATCGAACTGGTCTACGGGATGATGGCCGACTGGCTGCGGGATGCTGCGACGCAGGCCGCGGGCTGA